A section of the Sedimentisphaera cyanobacteriorum genome encodes:
- a CDS encoding phosphoribosyltransferase, translating into MMDVRENHEELVEEVLFTEKQVQQAADRCAEWLRGIIQNQSCVLVFYMLEGCRRFAEMLNHRLLRAGVDKELIPIRTSSYNETTQCSEVVKIEDDHIQKDQLQGRTIVLIDDILDTGGTMNSVRKRMLEYGADKVQICVLLEREIERKVNIKADMAGLKTQRAEYLAGVGLDYKGMLRELPYIAVIE; encoded by the coding sequence ATGATGGATGTCCGAGAAAATCACGAAGAACTTGTAGAAGAAGTGCTTTTCACTGAAAAGCAGGTGCAGCAGGCCGCAGACCGATGCGCTGAATGGCTCCGCGGAATAATCCAAAACCAGAGCTGCGTTTTAGTGTTTTATATGCTTGAGGGATGCAGAAGATTTGCCGAGATGCTCAATCATAGACTGCTCAGGGCGGGCGTTGATAAAGAGCTTATACCCATTAGAACATCAAGCTATAACGAAACCACACAGTGCAGCGAAGTAGTGAAAATTGAGGACGACCATATCCAAAAAGACCAGCTCCAAGGCAGAACGATTGTGCTGATAGATGACATCCTTGATACCGGCGGGACAATGAACTCCGTGCGGAAACGTATGCTGGAATACGGGGCAGACAAGGTGCAGATTTGCGTTCTGCTCGAACGGGAAATCGAACGGAAGGTGAATATCAAGGCAGATATGGCCGGCCTGAAAACTCAGAGAGCAGAATACCTCGCAGGCGTAGGGCTGGACTACAAGGGTATGCTTAGAGAGCTGCCTTACATTGCGGTTATTGAGTGA
- a CDS encoding acetyl-CoA carboxylase carboxyltransferase subunit alpha translates to MTETFKESNYLPFEKEIMEIDKQLHKLKIENAESSEIYSLHKRQVELLQKTYSELSAWQTVQVSRHPNRPILGDYLKDMVKEFSELHGDRCFGDDKAIVTGFGHIGMERVLIVGHKKGRDVKDKVECNFGCANPEGYRKALKNMKLAAKFGIPVVTLIDTPGAYPGIGAEQRGQAQAIAQNLMELARLRTPVISIVIGEGGSGGALGIGVGDSFAMLEYSYYSVISPEGCAAILWRDGSKAEEAAEELKLTADDLKKLGVIQDIIPEPLGGAHRDKYTAVYNVENFILRKLNELKYQNIDQLLEKRYKRITSIGQPSQFSPAGE, encoded by the coding sequence ATGACTGAAACTTTCAAAGAAAGCAATTATCTCCCGTTTGAGAAGGAGATAATGGAAATAGACAAACAGCTCCATAAGCTTAAAATAGAGAATGCTGAGAGCTCAGAGATCTACAGCCTTCATAAAAGGCAGGTAGAGCTGCTGCAGAAAACCTACAGCGAACTCAGCGCTTGGCAGACTGTGCAGGTTTCCCGTCATCCTAACCGTCCTATATTAGGCGATTATCTTAAGGATATGGTCAAGGAATTCAGCGAGCTGCACGGAGACAGGTGCTTCGGGGATGACAAGGCAATCGTTACAGGATTCGGCCATATCGGCATGGAGCGGGTACTGATTGTAGGTCATAAAAAAGGGCGGGACGTTAAAGACAAGGTCGAATGCAATTTCGGCTGCGCCAACCCAGAAGGATACCGAAAAGCGCTGAAGAATATGAAGCTTGCAGCTAAGTTCGGCATTCCCGTTGTAACCCTGATTGACACGCCCGGGGCGTATCCCGGTATCGGCGCAGAGCAAAGGGGGCAGGCGCAGGCGATAGCTCAAAACCTTATGGAATTAGCACGTCTTCGCACGCCTGTAATATCAATCGTGATTGGAGAAGGCGGAAGCGGAGGAGCTTTGGGCATAGGCGTTGGAGACAGCTTTGCAATGCTTGAATACTCCTACTATTCGGTTATCTCGCCGGAGGGATGCGCAGCTATCCTCTGGAGAGACGGAAGCAAAGCCGAAGAAGCCGCAGAAGAGCTCAAGCTAACAGCAGACGATTTGAAAAAGCTCGGAGTGATACAGGATATAATTCCTGAGCCTCTCGGCGGGGCACACAGGGATAAATACACCGCTGTTTACAATGTAGAAAATTTTATACTCAGAAAGCTGAATGAACTGAAATACCAGAACATTGATCAGCTGCTCGAAAAAAGATACAAGAGAATAACCTCAATCGGGCAGCCTTCTCAGTTTTCACCTGCAGGCGAATGA
- a CDS encoding IS3 family transposase (programmed frameshift), whose product MRRSRFSESQILSILKESEAGLEVSDLTRKYGISRATFYNWKSKYSGIGGSEIRRLRELERENGKLKKMYADLSLENNVLKDLIEKNFLKPAERKDFARQAHSKGLCVQSSCKAAGISRGSFYYTPSRNDDAEVKRQIELVIDSRPRRGFPKIFDSIRRKGYSWNHKKVYRVYKENEFQLNNRKKNLIRQIERKPMPEATRANEIWSIDFMSDSLSNGRPFRAFNVIDEFNREALDIEIDTSLPSLRIIRSLELIGSDRGFPRFIRSDNGPEFRSLQFRRFCCRNRIRHRRIEAGKPQQNSFIERFNRSYREDILDMYSFKNLSEARNLTLDWLIEYNYERGHESLGGKTPVEYVRSFLPFTPQNNSEGAKGKNCCLKEFV is encoded by the exons ATGCGAAGATCGAGGTTTAGTGAAAGCCAGATACTTTCGATTCTCAAGGAGTCAGAAGCCGGTTTAGAGGTCAGTGATTTGACCAGGAAATACGGCATATCCCGTGCCACATTTTACAACTGGAAGAGCAAGTATTCTGGTATTGGCGGCAGTGAGATAAGGCGTTTACGCGAGTTAGAGCGAGAGAACGGCAAGCTCAAAAAGATGTATGCGGACTTATCATTAGAGAATAACGTTCTCAAGGATTTAATAGAAAAAAACT TTCTAAAGCCTGCCGAGCGAAAGGATTTTGCCAGGCAGGCACATTCTAAGGGCTTATGCGTGCAATCATCTTGTAAAGCAGCAGGCATCAGCCGGGGCAGTTTTTACTATACTCCTTCAAGAAACGATGATGCTGAGGTAAAAAGACAGATAGAGCTGGTAATAGATTCCCGTCCTCGACGCGGATTTCCAAAGATATTCGACAGTATCCGCCGCAAGGGATATAGCTGGAATCACAAAAAGGTTTATCGTGTTTATAAGGAAAATGAATTTCAGCTTAACAACCGTAAAAAGAATTTGATAAGGCAAATAGAGCGTAAACCTATGCCAGAAGCTACGAGAGCTAATGAGATATGGAGTATTGATTTTATGAGCGATAGTTTGAGTAATGGTCGGCCATTCAGGGCTTTCAACGTTATCGATGAGTTTAACCGTGAGGCATTGGATATTGAGATCGACACGAGCTTACCTTCGCTTCGCATAATTCGTAGCCTTGAATTAATAGGCTCTGATCGGGGTTTCCCCCGCTTTATTCGCAGCGATAATGGGCCGGAATTTAGGAGCCTTCAATTTCGCAGGTTCTGCTGCCGAAACAGAATCAGGCACCGCCGTATAGAAGCAGGCAAGCCTCAGCAAAACAGTTTTATTGAACGATTCAATCGGAGTTATCGAGAGGATATACTTGATATGTACAGTTTTAAGAATTTATCAGAAGCTCGTAATTTAACTTTAGATTGGCTTATAGAATATAATTATGAGCGTGGGCACGAATCACTGGGAGGGAAAACTCCTGTAGAGTATGTCCGCAGTTTTTTGCCTTTCACCCCTCAAAATAATTCTGAAGGGGCAAAAGGAAAAAACTGCTGTTTGAAGGAATTTGTCTAA
- a CDS encoding bifunctional methionine sulfoxide reductase B/A protein: protein MYKELTDKEKRVIIDKGTEKPFTGEYHDHYEDGIYTCRRCGAALYRSSSKFKSGCGWPSYDDSIAGAVKETPDADGVRTEITCANCGGHLGHVFRGEGFTEKNTRHCVNSISMDFVPESRIERAVFASGCFWGVQHHLGKIDGVLKTKAGYTGGDTENPTYQQVCSGETGHAEAVMVEFDRDKTDYQTVAKIYFETHDPTQVNRQGPDIGSQYRSEIFYFSQEQKKTAEKLIGILEEKGLDVATNLTKAGQFWDAEKYHQQYYKKNGKTPYCHTYQKKFD, encoded by the coding sequence ATGTACAAAGAACTAACCGATAAGGAAAAGCGGGTAATTATAGACAAAGGAACTGAAAAGCCATTCACCGGAGAATACCACGACCATTACGAAGACGGGATTTATACCTGCAGAAGGTGCGGGGCGGCTTTATACCGCTCTTCGAGCAAATTCAAGAGCGGCTGCGGCTGGCCGAGCTATGACGATTCGATTGCTGGTGCAGTAAAGGAAACCCCTGATGCAGACGGCGTGCGTACAGAGATTACCTGCGCCAACTGCGGCGGGCATCTCGGCCACGTGTTCCGAGGCGAAGGCTTTACAGAAAAGAATACCAGACACTGCGTGAACTCTATATCTATGGATTTTGTCCCTGAGAGCAGGATTGAAAGGGCAGTATTTGCCTCAGGCTGTTTCTGGGGCGTTCAGCACCATCTGGGCAAGATAGACGGCGTACTTAAAACGAAGGCAGGCTACACAGGCGGTGATACCGAAAATCCTACGTATCAGCAGGTATGTTCCGGCGAGACTGGCCACGCAGAGGCGGTGATGGTAGAGTTCGACAGGGACAAAACAGACTACCAGACCGTTGCAAAGATCTATTTCGAAACGCACGACCCAACTCAGGTAAACAGGCAGGGGCCGGATATCGGAAGCCAGTACCGAAGCGAGATATTCTACTTCTCACAGGAGCAAAAGAAGACTGCCGAAAAACTTATCGGGATTCTCGAAGAAAAAGGGCTGGATGTGGCTACTAACCTTACCAAAGCGGGCCAATTCTGGGATGCTGAGAAATATCATCAGCAGTACTACAAAAAGAACGGCAAAACCCCATACTGCCACACTTACCAGAAAAAGTTTGATTAA
- a CDS encoding L-ribulose-5-phosphate 4-epimerase, whose product MLEELKEQVCRANLELSESGLVILSWGNVSGIDRNKGIFAIKPSGVDYAKLRPEDIVLVRLDGEKVEGDMKPSSDTPTHLELYRQWGGIGGVCHTHSPCATAYAQAETELPCLGTTHADHFYGTVPVTRKISKEEIENDYELNTGKVICERFKGIEPETIPAVFCAGHGPFTWGKNAAESVKNGIVLEMACKMGLDTMSLSGKMQAISQTLLDKHYLRKHGKDAYYGQN is encoded by the coding sequence ATGCTTGAAGAACTCAAAGAACAGGTTTGCAGGGCAAATCTTGAGCTTTCAGAAAGCGGGCTTGTAATACTCAGCTGGGGAAATGTTAGCGGGATAGACCGAAACAAAGGCATATTCGCTATAAAGCCCAGCGGAGTTGACTACGCAAAGCTCAGGCCGGAGGATATTGTGCTTGTCAGACTTGATGGCGAGAAGGTGGAAGGGGATATGAAGCCGTCATCTGATACGCCCACCCATCTCGAGCTATACAGGCAGTGGGGCGGTATCGGCGGGGTTTGTCATACGCATTCCCCCTGCGCAACCGCTTACGCTCAGGCAGAAACCGAGCTGCCGTGCCTCGGTACAACCCATGCGGATCATTTTTACGGAACTGTCCCCGTTACAAGGAAAATCAGCAAAGAAGAAATCGAAAACGATTATGAGCTTAATACAGGCAAAGTAATCTGCGAACGCTTCAAAGGTATTGAACCTGAAACAATACCCGCTGTTTTCTGCGCTGGCCACGGGCCTTTTACTTGGGGCAAAAACGCCGCAGAATCTGTAAAGAATGGAATTGTTTTGGAGATGGCATGCAAAATGGGCTTAGATACCATGAGCCTTTCCGGAAAAATGCAGGCCATTTCCCAAACACTCCTTGATAAGCATTACCTCAGAAAACACGGGAAAGACGCATACTACGGGCAAAATTAA
- a CDS encoding 3-deoxy-D-manno-octulosonic acid transferase — protein MRWLLNLLYFAAFLCFLPVGIYRFIFQGRYRKGLQNRFGFAARKTAKEKCIWIHAVSLGEVNAAKGLIDILKKDCSEAEIVLSTTTDTGFSRAQKLYGDELSIFFFPLDFSFFIKRAFSRIKPSVCVLVELEIWPNFIFTADTCGAKTVVFNGRLSDKSFPKYERIKFFISKIFKKIDLFLVQTEKYADRFKALGASGDKITVTGSVKYDNACSLEELSGAEELCRQINLKESQMLITAGATGPGEEQIILDVYKELKGEFDNLRLAVVPRKPERFQQVHKIIENAGFGVKRYSRIKEDALEEDLEPSDVILGDTMGDLRKFYAASELIFVGRSLCPMGGSDMIEAAALGKFTAFGPHTFNFSESAELLVSAEAAVEVSGGQELADTFRRAAQDPQYRRKTGQAAKELIDANKGAGRLSAQEIEALL, from the coding sequence TTGCGCTGGCTTCTTAACTTACTATACTTTGCGGCATTCCTTTGTTTTCTGCCAGTTGGGATTTACAGATTCATCTTTCAGGGACGTTACAGAAAGGGACTGCAAAACCGATTCGGTTTTGCAGCACGCAAGACAGCCAAAGAAAAATGCATTTGGATACACGCTGTGAGTCTTGGCGAGGTGAATGCGGCCAAAGGACTTATAGATATTCTCAAAAAAGACTGCTCTGAGGCGGAGATCGTTTTGAGCACAACAACCGATACCGGCTTCAGCAGGGCGCAGAAGCTCTATGGCGATGAGCTTTCAATATTCTTTTTTCCGCTGGATTTTTCATTCTTTATCAAAAGGGCGTTTTCTCGCATTAAGCCTTCGGTATGCGTGCTTGTGGAGTTGGAGATTTGGCCTAATTTCATATTCACTGCTGATACCTGCGGCGCTAAGACAGTTGTCTTCAACGGAAGACTGAGCGATAAGAGCTTTCCGAAATATGAGAGGATTAAGTTCTTTATCTCTAAGATTTTCAAAAAGATTGATCTCTTTCTCGTTCAAACTGAAAAGTATGCAGACCGGTTCAAGGCTCTCGGTGCATCTGGGGATAAAATAACAGTTACCGGCAGCGTGAAATACGATAATGCTTGCAGTCTTGAAGAGCTCAGCGGCGCGGAGGAGCTTTGCAGGCAGATTAACCTCAAGGAAAGTCAAATGCTTATCACAGCAGGGGCGACAGGACCCGGAGAAGAGCAGATAATTCTGGATGTTTACAAAGAGCTCAAGGGAGAGTTCGACAATTTAAGGCTTGCTGTTGTGCCGCGGAAGCCGGAGAGATTTCAGCAGGTTCATAAAATTATCGAAAATGCGGGGTTTGGAGTCAAGAGATACAGCCGCATCAAGGAGGATGCTCTTGAAGAGGATTTAGAGCCTTCAGATGTGATCCTCGGCGATACTATGGGCGATTTAAGGAAATTTTACGCCGCCAGCGAGCTGATTTTCGTGGGCAGGAGCTTATGCCCGATGGGCGGTTCTGATATGATAGAAGCCGCAGCGCTTGGAAAATTCACCGCCTTCGGCCCGCATACATTCAACTTTTCCGAATCCGCCGAGCTGCTTGTCTCAGCCGAGGCAGCTGTTGAAGTTTCAGGAGGGCAGGAGCTTGCTGATACTTTCCGCAGGGCGGCTCAAGACCCTCAATACCGCCGCAAAACAGGGCAGGCAGCCAAGGAGCTCATAGATGCTAATAAAGGAGCAGGCAGGCTTTCTGCACAGGAAATTGAAGCCCTCTTATAA
- a CDS encoding MATE family efflux transporter gives MNNLLKKAEIKASAAEVLAVAIPLIISTSAHTVRTFTDRVFLMRYEPQAMSGAMFAGLCFFCICAFFLGIVSYVSTFVAQYNGSGRHYRIGQSVWQGVYLAVFFGCIGSFAYFLAEPLFTWMGHSSETLRYEVIYFRIMCISFILVLVGQAFACFHIGRGKTKVVMYVNILTCVLNIILDYTLIFGNFGAPEMGIRGAGYATVLSIAAGTLVYAASFIRKKNQSRYGATSGYPFLWPLTKRILRYGLPNGVNFMLDIAAFTSFLGFVGRYGEDIHTAASLVFSVNMIAFMPVIGLGMAVSVITGKYLGMNKPGLAVRNAWIAYSMALAYFICTGLMYVFAGKVLITPFTGEMAEEQINSLMSLAYPLMCFIAAFSIADAGAIIFSNVLKGAGDTRFVMTVTITLSWLLMVLPSYVSVKLSLPYFIPWIGLTVYIYMLNFAFLIRFLKGRWKKMRVIEMDAVEDIGDKCELPPAKI, from the coding sequence ATGAATAACTTACTCAAGAAAGCAGAGATAAAGGCGTCAGCCGCAGAGGTTCTTGCTGTAGCAATCCCGCTTATCATAAGCACTAGCGCTCATACTGTGCGAACCTTCACAGACAGGGTGTTTCTGATGCGTTATGAGCCTCAGGCGATGAGCGGGGCTATGTTTGCAGGCCTGTGCTTTTTCTGCATTTGTGCATTTTTCCTCGGTATTGTTTCCTACGTAAGCACATTTGTAGCGCAGTACAACGGCTCAGGCCGTCATTACAGGATAGGCCAGTCTGTCTGGCAGGGGGTTTATCTGGCTGTCTTCTTCGGCTGCATCGGCAGTTTTGCATATTTTCTTGCAGAGCCTCTGTTCACTTGGATGGGGCACAGCAGCGAAACTCTCCGCTATGAAGTGATATACTTCAGGATAATGTGCATATCTTTCATTCTGGTGCTTGTGGGGCAGGCATTCGCCTGTTTCCATATAGGCAGGGGGAAAACCAAAGTGGTGATGTATGTAAACATCCTTACCTGCGTGCTGAACATAATTCTCGATTATACGCTGATATTCGGTAATTTCGGAGCTCCTGAAATGGGCATACGCGGCGCCGGTTACGCAACTGTCTTGAGTATTGCAGCCGGTACGCTTGTATATGCAGCGAGCTTCATCCGCAAAAAGAATCAGAGCCGGTATGGTGCTACCAGCGGCTATCCTTTCCTCTGGCCTCTAACAAAAAGGATACTCAGATACGGCCTGCCCAACGGCGTTAATTTTATGCTGGATATAGCGGCTTTTACGAGCTTTCTCGGCTTTGTCGGCCGATACGGGGAGGATATACACACCGCAGCCTCGCTCGTATTCAGCGTGAATATGATAGCTTTTATGCCAGTTATCGGTCTCGGGATGGCTGTGAGCGTTATTACGGGCAAATATCTCGGTATGAACAAGCCCGGGCTTGCAGTGAGGAACGCCTGGATAGCCTATTCGATGGCCCTTGCGTACTTTATCTGTACGGGTTTGATGTATGTATTTGCCGGAAAGGTGCTTATAACCCCTTTCACAGGAGAGATGGCTGAGGAGCAGATAAATTCCCTGATGTCTCTTGCGTATCCTCTGATGTGTTTTATAGCGGCATTTTCGATAGCGGATGCCGGAGCGATTATATTTTCAAACGTGCTCAAGGGAGCCGGGGATACGAGGTTCGTAATGACTGTAACTATCACCCTGTCATGGCTGCTTATGGTTCTGCCTTCTTATGTCTCTGTAAAGCTCTCGCTTCCGTACTTTATACCTTGGATTGGTTTGACAGTTTACATCTACATGTTAAACTTTGCATTTCTTATTAGATTTTTGAAGGGCAGGTGGAAAAAGATGAGAGTTATAGAAATGGACGCGGTAGAAGATATTGGGGATAAGTGCGAGCTGCCTCCAGCGAAGATTTAA
- a CDS encoding tetratricopeptide repeat protein produces MAKSDKSQNAGAASKKEAGAKRPQKKPFMTMGPTLHYKHSNVVRGWWLAVIVYLIACLFWSKVLWGNIDLVSFQQLNSNLDIWLVGHLVKNPVSIYEYPWHIFVLGGLAAVITFLPLMISQLLSFSYSILPVIFCFTVARLPGLAVMLLLACFMVAARPLRFRSRFISLVLCSSPVLLYFIITGKAPDPDPLKWGLSFSPWLLSWLLGLGLCGIILSVGHFTRYRPGQIWIAGAVMLMLSAFIFFDRISFAESDYKLYIQSNSPDSIENFQTHDISSILDKAARNPLFSSDERFAYAPDPHIYREELIYELQEMLSLGTWPFWFIENCDSDFYDYERKRRAVIEQYDYFTAEHPGSSRVASALYYKAILNEYQPDIPAIKELEVLRFYSEFPRAEVYPDWIKLYAKYPESVESLEARWRMAMNLAGRKKFNTAASLCREVLDLADKKREIVEKNRNDETEIFQKPPETVVTPMDLQGLLHRTRYYLRFLKGEYLEAEPALLAKFIRLDKRSMDYLSKLKSIEKRLPDDSPLADNVRLEILQKQYYGLSLVENLKKFVEKFPQADGALEAKYLMGKRYAKLGLEESDPAKKAEFIDQANTLLTTLIEDNPETIFVKDIKKLLSNLPKEE; encoded by the coding sequence ATGGCAAAATCAGATAAAAGTCAAAATGCGGGAGCGGCTTCTAAAAAAGAGGCCGGAGCAAAAAGACCGCAAAAAAAGCCATTTATGACCATGGGGCCTACCCTGCATTATAAACATTCAAATGTTGTGCGGGGCTGGTGGCTAGCTGTAATTGTTTACCTTATAGCCTGTCTGTTCTGGTCTAAGGTGCTATGGGGGAATATAGATTTAGTTTCATTCCAGCAGCTCAATTCAAACCTTGATATTTGGCTTGTAGGGCATCTGGTGAAAAATCCCGTGAGCATTTATGAATACCCGTGGCATATTTTTGTTCTCGGGGGGCTTGCAGCTGTGATCACGTTCTTGCCGCTGATGATATCTCAGCTCTTGAGCTTCAGCTACAGCATCCTTCCGGTAATTTTCTGTTTTACTGTAGCAAGACTGCCCGGTCTTGCAGTAATGCTGCTTTTAGCGTGCTTTATGGTTGCAGCGAGGCCGCTTCGATTCCGTTCAAGATTTATTTCACTTGTTCTGTGCAGCAGTCCAGTACTGCTGTATTTTATAATCACGGGCAAAGCTCCCGATCCAGACCCGCTTAAATGGGGACTTTCATTTTCCCCTTGGCTTCTATCGTGGCTTTTGGGGCTCGGTCTTTGCGGTATAATACTCAGCGTGGGGCATTTTACACGCTACCGTCCCGGGCAGATATGGATAGCAGGGGCAGTAATGCTTATGCTTTCAGCTTTCATCTTCTTCGACAGAATCAGCTTTGCAGAATCGGACTACAAACTTTACATCCAGAGCAATTCTCCGGATTCTATAGAAAATTTCCAGACCCACGATATAAGCAGTATATTGGATAAGGCGGCAAGGAATCCGCTTTTTTCATCAGATGAGAGATTTGCATACGCACCGGACCCGCATATCTACAGGGAGGAGCTGATTTATGAGCTTCAGGAAATGCTCTCTCTGGGCACTTGGCCTTTCTGGTTTATAGAAAACTGCGATTCGGATTTCTATGATTACGAGAGAAAGAGGCGTGCTGTTATTGAGCAGTACGATTATTTCACCGCAGAACATCCTGGAAGCAGTCGGGTGGCTTCTGCGCTTTACTACAAGGCGATTCTTAATGAGTATCAGCCGGACATCCCTGCTATAAAGGAGCTTGAGGTGCTTCGTTTTTACAGCGAATTCCCGAGGGCTGAGGTCTATCCGGACTGGATTAAGCTTTATGCCAAGTATCCCGAAAGCGTGGAATCGCTGGAGGCAAGGTGGCGTATGGCGATGAATCTGGCAGGCAGGAAAAAATTCAATACTGCCGCGAGCCTTTGCAGAGAGGTCTTGGATCTAGCGGACAAGAAGAGAGAGATCGTTGAGAAAAATAGAAACGATGAAACGGAAATCTTTCAAAAGCCCCCGGAAACCGTCGTTACACCTATGGATTTGCAGGGACTTCTGCATCGAACAAGATATTACCTCCGTTTTCTCAAGGGGGAGTATCTTGAAGCAGAACCTGCCCTTCTTGCGAAATTCATAAGGCTGGATAAACGCTCTATGGATTATCTCAGCAAGCTTAAATCTATAGAAAAAAGGCTGCCTGATGACAGCCCGCTTGCGGATAATGTGAGGCTTGAGATACTTCAGAAGCAGTATTACGGCCTTTCTCTTGTTGAGAATCTCAAAAAGTTTGTGGAGAAATTTCCGCAAGCAGATGGGGCATTAGAGGCCAAATATCTTATGGGCAAAAGATATGCAAAGCTTGGGCTTGAGGAAAGCGATCCGGCGAAAAAGGCCGAATTTATAGATCAGGCTAATACCCTTCTGACCACTCTGATTGAGGATAACCCAGAGACCATCTTCGTAAAAGACATAAAGAAACTGCTTTCAAACCTTCCTAAAGAGGAGTAA
- a CDS encoding anaerobic sulfatase maturase has product MNPFSLLVKPAGPDCNIACHYCFYSCKTSIFGEQKHRMSEQVLETMVRDYLRAGFEMNAIAFQGGEPTLMGLDFYKKLHKFENKYAKDGQQITNSLQTNGILLDDEWCEFLSKNGWLVGISLDGPKKYHDYYRVDKGGNGTYDRVVESIERCKRHNVQFNILVLVNNLNVQDPDEIFDFFVHEHGIKFLQFVPCVEYDEETGEVTDFSVDPEKFGSFLCRIYDRWKEYGPEKLSVRIFDSTMNYLLTRRHTNCSFAKRCDDYIVVEHNGEAYCCDFFVENNWDLGNIMEKNIADIARSEKKKAFGQRKTKLPKKCVLCRHHSICRGGCPKDRIPVNGDPVQPNYLCESYQQYFDHVVEDLKAMLTERGLLQQQG; this is encoded by the coding sequence ATGAACCCATTTTCACTGTTAGTTAAGCCGGCCGGCCCTGATTGCAATATCGCCTGCCATTACTGTTTCTACTCCTGCAAAACCAGCATCTTCGGCGAACAGAAGCACAGGATGTCTGAGCAGGTGCTGGAAACTATGGTGCGTGATTATCTTCGTGCAGGATTCGAGATGAATGCCATAGCTTTTCAAGGGGGCGAACCCACTTTGATGGGGCTGGATTTCTATAAGAAGCTGCATAAATTTGAGAATAAATACGCCAAAGACGGCCAGCAGATTACAAACTCACTTCAGACTAACGGGATTCTGCTTGACGATGAGTGGTGCGAGTTTCTCAGCAAAAACGGCTGGCTCGTTGGGATAAGCTTAGACGGCCCGAAGAAATACCACGACTACTACCGCGTGGACAAAGGCGGAAACGGTACATACGACAGAGTTGTAGAATCTATAGAGCGCTGCAAAAGGCATAATGTTCAATTCAATATTTTAGTGCTGGTAAACAACCTGAACGTTCAGGACCCGGATGAGATTTTTGATTTCTTCGTTCACGAACACGGAATAAAATTCCTGCAGTTCGTCCCGTGTGTGGAATACGACGAGGAAACTGGAGAGGTAACAGATTTCAGCGTAGATCCTGAGAAATTCGGGAGTTTTTTGTGCAGGATTTACGACCGCTGGAAAGAGTACGGCCCTGAGAAGCTGAGCGTTCGGATATTTGATTCAACTATGAATTATCTGCTCACCCGCCGGCATACAAACTGCAGCTTTGCAAAGCGCTGCGACGATTATATAGTAGTAGAGCATAACGGCGAGGCCTACTGCTGTGATTTCTTCGTAGAAAACAATTGGGATCTTGGCAATATTATGGAAAAGAACATTGCGGATATTGCCCGCAGTGAGAAGAAAAAGGCCTTCGGACAGCGGAAAACAAAGCTTCCGAAAAAGTGCGTTCTCTGCCGGCACCACAGCATCTGCCGCGGCGGCTGCCCCAAAGACAGAATCCCTGTAAACGGAGACCCCGTTCAGCCGAACTATCTATGCGAATCTTATCAGCAATACTTTGACCATGTCGTGGAGGACCTCAAAGCTATGCTTACCGAACGCGGCCTGCTCCAGCAGCAGGGCTAA